A stretch of the bacterium genome encodes the following:
- a CDS encoding MFS transporter, with translation MPGTPSPNTVSSPDPPVAYTRLVGASVLCMIMFGAVLAVLPVCLDTLGEELHINLESRGLLVSVRMAALIVSLLIVGRYGEGRYKRRYLFWGLTAIGAAQAWGALAGGYATLMAAMVLSGLGKGVVEALVNPLVAQLHPHSSARALNIINGIFSVGLVTGALTAGQLLQTGHSWRLPFWLWVVPPLVCAGLFYTRRYPRATTAESPTVTATPDVRRFLRLPLFWLLIVAMVMGGGAEAGLTSWAPNFAQKVLNASPLGGAWMTAFYGAAMALGRFVSGGVVARLGAVRLMIVSAVLCAAATLGLTFVPTVSAAYVLFALGGLFVACFWPTLLSVASDHISTGSTSLFSLLAAAGVGGCVLFPWVIGRMGDAWGLRIGVLVLPISIVILLVALGLMVGLTRRHARG, from the coding sequence ATCACCTGACCCGCCCGTCGCCTACACGCGCCTGGTGGGCGCCTCGGTGCTGTGCATGATCATGTTCGGCGCCGTGTTGGCGGTGCTGCCGGTGTGTCTCGACACGCTGGGCGAGGAACTGCACATCAACCTCGAGTCGCGTGGGCTGTTGGTCTCGGTGCGCATGGCCGCGCTCATCGTCTCGCTGCTGATTGTCGGCCGCTATGGCGAGGGCCGCTACAAGCGGCGCTACCTGTTCTGGGGGCTGACGGCCATCGGGGCGGCGCAGGCCTGGGGCGCCCTGGCCGGGGGCTACGCCACGCTGATGGCAGCGATGGTGCTGTCCGGCCTGGGCAAGGGCGTCGTCGAGGCGCTGGTCAACCCGCTGGTGGCGCAGCTTCACCCGCACAGCTCGGCCCGGGCTCTCAACATCATCAACGGCATCTTCTCGGTGGGCCTCGTCACCGGCGCGCTGACGGCGGGGCAGTTGCTGCAAACCGGGCACTCCTGGCGCCTGCCGTTCTGGCTGTGGGTCGTCCCGCCGCTGGTCTGCGCGGGGCTGTTCTACACCCGGCGCTACCCCCGGGCGACCACTGCGGAGAGCCCCACGGTGACGGCCACCCCCGATGTCCGCCGCTTCCTGCGTCTGCCGCTGTTCTGGCTGCTCATCGTGGCGATGGTGATGGGGGGCGGCGCCGAGGCCGGGCTGACCTCCTGGGCGCCGAACTTCGCCCAGAAGGTGCTGAACGCCTCGCCGCTGGGGGGCGCGTGGATGACGGCCTTCTACGGGGCGGCCATGGCGCTCGGCCGGTTCGTCAGCGGGGGTGTGGTGGCGCGGCTGGGGGCGGTACGCCTGATGATCGTGTCGGCGGTGCTGTGCGCCGCGGCGACGTTGGGCCTGACCTTCGTGCCCACCGTTAGCGCCGCCTATGTCCTGTTCGCCCTCGGCGGGCTGTTCGTGGCGTGCTTCTGGCCGACGCTCCTGTCAGTCGCTTCCGATCACATTTCGACCGGCTCCACGTCGCTCTTTTCGCTGCTGGCGGCGGCGGGCGTGGGTGGATGTGTCCTCTTCCCGTGGGTCATCGGGCGTATGGGCGACGCCTGGGGCCTGCGTATCGGCGTGCTCGTCCTCCCCATCTCGATAGTCATTCTGCTGGTGGCGCTGGGGCTGATGGTGGGGCTGACGAGGCGGCACGCGCGGGGGTAG